Proteins from a genomic interval of Coraliomargarita sinensis:
- a CDS encoding sulfatase family protein encodes MTQKLIIILLVFLTGAQCGLSAWERPNVILIISDDHAFDDYGFMGSEQVNTPVLDKLANESLTYTRGYTMPVCSPTLASLLTGRLPHEHGITGNDLAGWQEIGGRYGNQYRTELQRRILDNPLILPEALSEAGYLTFQTGKIWNGTYKDMGFTHGMTKKGTRHGDEGLKIGRETMQPIFDFIEMAEQKNKPFFIWHAPLLPHDPHNPPERLLKKYRGKGPTPAAEKYRACVEWLDESTGELEDYLVANQHKENTVILYLADNGWNAEKGYKGQRAKMSPYEDGTRTPILIRWPGKVKAEMDGSTLAHVTDITRTILDITGVPVPKELPGLNLMDRSAMKNRETVFVEAYTHDIADLSNPAESLFANVVIHDWWKLILPGPATAKRAFATAPQGIELYDLKKDPYEKVNLADQHPKVVEQLKKLQLEHWNPKP; translated from the coding sequence ATGACGCAAAAACTGATAATCATTCTCCTGGTATTTCTCACTGGTGCTCAATGCGGCCTCTCCGCCTGGGAGCGGCCCAACGTCATTCTCATTATCTCCGATGATCACGCCTTTGATGATTACGGTTTCATGGGTTCCGAGCAGGTCAACACGCCTGTGCTCGATAAACTGGCGAATGAGAGCCTGACCTACACCCGCGGCTATACCATGCCGGTCTGCTCGCCGACCCTGGCCTCGTTGCTGACAGGCAGGCTGCCTCACGAGCACGGTATCACCGGCAACGATCTGGCCGGATGGCAAGAGATCGGAGGAAGATATGGGAATCAGTATCGGACAGAGCTGCAGCGACGCATACTTGACAATCCATTAATCCTTCCGGAGGCACTCAGCGAGGCCGGCTACCTCACCTTCCAAACCGGAAAAATCTGGAACGGGACCTACAAGGACATGGGTTTTACGCATGGCATGACGAAGAAAGGAACCCGCCACGGTGACGAAGGACTCAAGATCGGGCGCGAGACCATGCAGCCCATTTTTGATTTCATCGAAATGGCGGAGCAAAAGAACAAACCCTTTTTCATCTGGCACGCGCCCCTTCTTCCGCACGACCCCCACAATCCGCCGGAACGCCTGCTCAAGAAATACCGCGGCAAGGGCCCGACACCGGCCGCCGAGAAATACCGGGCCTGTGTGGAATGGCTCGACGAATCCACCGGTGAACTTGAGGACTATCTGGTGGCAAACCAGCACAAGGAAAACACGGTCATCCTCTATCTTGCCGACAACGGATGGAACGCCGAGAAAGGCTACAAAGGCCAGAGGGCGAAAATGAGTCCTTATGAGGATGGCACCCGCACCCCGATCCTCATCCGCTGGCCCGGCAAGGTGAAAGCTGAAATGGATGGCAGCACCCTCGCGCATGTGACGGACATCACCCGAACAATTCTCGACATCACCGGAGTCCCGGTTCCCAAAGAACTGCCCGGCCTGAATCTCATGGACCGCAGCGCGATGAAAAACCGTGAGACGGTATTCGTCGAAGCCTACACCCACGACATCGCCGATCTGTCGAATCCGGCCGAAAGCCTTTTCGCCAATGTGGTGATCCACGACTGGTGGAAGCTAATCCTGCCCGGTCCGGCCACTGCGAAGCGTGCCTTTGCCACCGCACCGCAAGGCATCGAACTCTACGACCTGAAAAAAGATCCTTACGAAAAGGTCAATCTAGCCGACCAGCACCCGAAGGTGGTGGAGCAACTAAAAAAGCTGCAGCTTGAGCATTGGAATCCGAAGCCCTAG
- a CDS encoding AraC family transcriptional regulator → MNRQNYFEYFPAGPHEKLWGLHVSAAGYTRVAPGEPYPSREHPNTRYFTWESGRVLAALQLIFISSGQGTFAETEAEAETTVSEGDVFIVRPGIWHRYKPASQTGWTENWFELRGTSVDRWLAGGLLQKSIYRVSPIETYRQRFDDFHETAVQRPAGYRPTLAGLAMALLGQLSIQNRSSTEINNSIARMVDAAREQLLKGVPVETVAAGQGMSYPCFYRHFKKATGLAPKEYVNKTRHAQAETLLSGSGMSVKEIAIQLGYSSPSHFSADFKKRGGRSPKKWLKD, encoded by the coding sequence ATGAACAGACAGAACTACTTCGAATATTTCCCGGCAGGGCCCCATGAAAAGCTGTGGGGCCTGCACGTTTCAGCGGCGGGTTATACCCGGGTCGCACCCGGCGAGCCCTACCCCTCGCGGGAGCACCCCAACACGCGCTACTTCACCTGGGAGAGTGGGCGGGTCTTGGCTGCGCTGCAGCTCATCTTTATCTCCTCCGGTCAGGGGACCTTCGCGGAGACGGAGGCCGAGGCCGAGACGACCGTTTCTGAGGGAGATGTCTTTATCGTGCGGCCGGGCATCTGGCATCGCTACAAACCTGCATCGCAGACCGGTTGGACGGAAAACTGGTTCGAACTGCGGGGCACTTCGGTTGACCGCTGGCTGGCTGGCGGCCTTTTGCAAAAATCGATCTACAGAGTGAGCCCAATCGAGACCTACCGGCAGCGCTTCGACGATTTCCATGAGACGGCCGTCCAGCGCCCGGCCGGCTACCGGCCCACCCTGGCCGGATTGGCCATGGCCTTGCTCGGGCAACTGTCCATCCAGAATCGTTCCTCCACCGAAATCAACAATTCCATTGCCAGGATGGTTGATGCGGCCCGTGAGCAACTACTCAAGGGCGTCCCGGTGGAGACCGTCGCCGCCGGACAGGGAATGAGCTACCCCTGCTTCTATCGCCACTTCAAAAAAGCGACCGGGCTGGCTCCGAAAGAATACGTCAACAAAACGCGGCACGCCCAAGCCGAAACCCTGCTTTCCGGTAGCGGCATGAGCGTCAAGGAGATTGCCATACAGCTGGGCTACAGCTCGCCCAGCCATTTCTCCGCAGACTTCAAAAAACGCGGTGGTCGATCCCCGAAAAAGTGGCTGAAAGATTAG
- a CDS encoding type II toxin-antitoxin system HicB family antitoxin, with protein sequence MPDLPGCFIAGDSYEEALANAREAIECYIEGLLEDGESVPQAMSIARPQSFNQCSWSEASWRPCDFRLTGCRSSCSVLVLRAQKSAKCEILALLEKFIVYQSKP encoded by the coding sequence ATTCCCGATTTACCCGGCTGCTTCATTGCGGGCGATTCTTATGAAGAGGCACTTGCAAATGCACGTGAAGCGATCGAGTGCTATATCGAAGGGTTGCTTGAGGATGGGGAGTCTGTACCTCAGGCAATGAGTATTGCGCGGCCTCAGTCATTCAATCAGTGCTCATGGTCGGAGGCAAGCTGGAGGCCCTGCGATTTCCGCTTAACCGGATGCCGTAGTTCCTGTTCGGTACTTGTTTTGCGGGCACAAAAAAGCGCAAAGTGTGAAATCCTTGCGCTTTTGGAAAAATTTATAGTTTATCAGTCTAAACCTTAG
- a CDS encoding L-fucose/L-arabinose isomerase family protein produces the protein MKAGIFSIGLDTYWPQFDGLLGKLNGYHARIRDRVADMGLEMVDAGMVDQAEKAVVAATLFKEEDVEVIFLFISTYALSSTVLPVVQKARVPVVMLNLQPVAQLDYEAFNARGDRGEMTGIWLEHCQACCVPELASVFNRAGIDYQVVTGYLEQESAWSEIQDWVDAAKVAAGMRQNRVGLLGHYYCGMLDVYSDLTQQSAAFGNHFEIVEMDELNQLRQAVTDAEAAAKIEEFRERFDVSGECEQSELDRAARTSVAMDRLVETHKLGSMAYYYEGTGEFENIVTSLIAGNTLLTGRNVPIAGEYEVKNVQAMKIMDLFGAGGSFSEFYLTDFVDDVVYLGHDGPAHFAIAEGRVGLVPVPVYHGKPGKGLSIQMTVKHGPVTLLSVVQHREGAVILQVAEGESVPGPVIQIGNTNSRYKFPISATDFLNQWSQGGPSHHCAIGVGHIAPKIEKLARLLGLPCNRIC, from the coding sequence ATGAAAGCAGGCATATTTTCAATCGGGCTCGATACCTACTGGCCGCAATTCGACGGCTTGCTCGGCAAGCTCAACGGCTATCATGCCCGGATCCGTGATCGGGTCGCGGACATGGGGCTGGAAATGGTGGATGCCGGCATGGTCGACCAAGCGGAAAAGGCCGTAGTTGCGGCCACACTGTTCAAAGAGGAAGACGTGGAAGTGATCTTTCTTTTCATCTCCACCTACGCGCTTTCTTCCACTGTCTTGCCAGTGGTGCAAAAGGCCAGGGTGCCGGTGGTCATGCTCAACCTGCAGCCGGTCGCCCAGCTCGACTACGAGGCCTTCAATGCCAGGGGAGACCGCGGGGAAATGACCGGAATCTGGCTGGAGCATTGCCAGGCCTGCTGCGTGCCGGAGCTGGCCAGTGTCTTCAACCGCGCGGGTATTGATTACCAGGTCGTCACCGGCTACCTGGAGCAGGAGTCGGCCTGGAGCGAGATTCAGGACTGGGTGGACGCGGCAAAAGTGGCGGCTGGGATGCGTCAGAACCGGGTCGGTCTGCTCGGGCACTACTACTGCGGCATGCTCGACGTCTACTCCGATCTGACGCAGCAGTCGGCCGCCTTCGGCAACCACTTTGAGATCGTGGAAATGGACGAGCTGAACCAGCTGCGTCAGGCGGTGACTGATGCGGAGGCCGCCGCCAAGATCGAGGAGTTTCGGGAGCGCTTCGATGTGTCCGGCGAGTGCGAACAAAGCGAGCTCGACCGGGCCGCCCGCACCTCCGTGGCCATGGACCGCCTGGTCGAGACCCACAAGCTCGGCTCGATGGCCTACTACTATGAGGGCACGGGCGAATTCGAAAATATCGTGACCTCGCTCATCGCCGGGAACACGCTCCTGACCGGTCGGAACGTCCCCATCGCGGGCGAGTATGAGGTGAAGAACGTGCAGGCGATGAAGATCATGGATCTCTTCGGAGCCGGTGGTTCCTTCTCTGAGTTTTATCTGACGGATTTTGTGGATGACGTCGTCTATCTCGGGCACGATGGCCCGGCCCACTTTGCCATTGCCGAGGGGCGCGTCGGTCTGGTTCCGGTGCCCGTCTATCACGGCAAGCCGGGCAAGGGTCTCTCTATCCAGATGACGGTCAAGCACGGCCCGGTCACGCTGCTTTCCGTGGTCCAGCACCGCGAAGGTGCCGTCATCCTGCAAGTCGCCGAAGGCGAGTCGGTGCCCGGCCCGGTCATCCAGATCGGCAACACCAACAGCCGCTACAAATTCCCCATCTCCGCGACTGATTTCCTGAACCAATGGTCCCAGGGAGGCCCCTCGCACCACTGCGCCATCGGGGTCGGGCACATCGCCCCCAAGATCGAGAAACTGGCCCGGCTGTTGGGCCTGCCCTGTAATCGAATTTGCTGA
- a CDS encoding L-rhamnose/proton symporter RhaT — protein MDSSTASPFLGVLLHAIGGLAAASFYLPFRKVRTWPWENAWLMGGLFSWLIAPAVAALFLAPRSWQVLSEAPLKSLFWTWFFGFLWGIGGLTFGLTMRYLGIALGYAVALGMCAAFGTLIPPIFDGSIVEIATSGSGQVILGGVAVCMAGIAMSGRAGLRKERELSDEKKQASVAEFHFGKGMLVALVAGVMSACMAFGFAAGKPIAALSVEAGIGPLWQNLPVLIAVLLGGFCFNLLWCGSLMIKRGSLSLYWGGQGRSEPEPLADAVPDASAAAAAEAGAVPETGSAAPGAPLFNYLWCAIAGVTWYLQFFFYGMGTTQMGAYEFSSWTLHMAAIIIFSTVWGILLREWAGTRKATHYWIAAGLLTLVLSTLIIGWGNLLGAQATGH, from the coding sequence ATGGACAGCTCGACAGCCTCGCCTTTTCTGGGCGTATTACTCCACGCTATCGGCGGACTCGCCGCCGCAAGTTTTTATCTGCCCTTTCGAAAAGTGAGGACCTGGCCCTGGGAAAATGCCTGGCTGATGGGCGGTTTGTTCAGTTGGTTGATTGCGCCAGCGGTCGCGGCGCTCTTCCTCGCTCCGCGAAGCTGGCAGGTGCTCTCCGAGGCACCGCTCAAGTCCTTGTTCTGGACCTGGTTCTTCGGTTTTCTCTGGGGCATCGGCGGGCTGACCTTCGGGCTGACCATGCGCTATCTCGGCATCGCCCTGGGCTATGCGGTGGCCTTGGGGATGTGCGCCGCTTTCGGTACGCTGATTCCACCGATCTTCGATGGAAGCATTGTCGAGATTGCCACCTCCGGTTCGGGGCAGGTCATTCTCGGCGGGGTCGCGGTCTGCATGGCGGGCATTGCCATGAGCGGTCGCGCCGGTCTGCGCAAGGAGCGGGAATTGAGCGACGAAAAGAAGCAGGCCTCGGTGGCCGAATTTCATTTCGGCAAAGGCATGCTGGTCGCTCTGGTGGCTGGTGTGATGAGCGCTTGCATGGCCTTCGGTTTTGCTGCGGGCAAGCCGATCGCGGCGCTCTCCGTCGAGGCGGGCATCGGACCACTCTGGCAAAATCTCCCGGTGCTGATTGCCGTCCTGCTGGGGGGCTTTTGTTTCAACTTGCTCTGGTGCGGCAGCCTGATGATCAAGCGCGGCAGCTTATCGCTCTACTGGGGCGGGCAGGGGCGCAGCGAGCCGGAACCGCTGGCCGACGCCGTGCCCGATGCCTCGGCGGCGGCCGCGGCCGAGGCGGGTGCCGTTCCGGAAACCGGCAGCGCGGCGCCCGGCGCCCCGTTGTTCAACTACCTCTGGTGTGCCATCGCCGGAGTGACTTGGTATCTGCAGTTCTTCTTCTACGGCATGGGCACGACCCAGATGGGAGCCTATGAGTTCTCCAGTTGGACGCTGCACATGGCCGCCATCATCATTTTCAGCACTGTCTGGGGTATTCTGCTGCGGGAGTGGGCCGGCACTCGAAAGGCGACTCACTACTGGATCGCAGCGGGCTTGCTCACCCTTGTTCTCAGCACCCTCATCATCGGGTGGGGCAACTTACTCGGAGCCCAGGCCACCGGGCACTGA
- a CDS encoding glycosyl hydrolase gives MTTRSPHSAFWSIFTAAVLTAGCAQAGQERTTHFIEPVRAYLSASLEPMMSLEEGWRNPPRIARTRVYWWWLNGNVTKKAITDDLEALKDKGYGGALLFDAGGDTQRGGKPVPAGPLFASPEWTKLFKHAVEQAARLDLELGLNIQSGWNLGGPLVPLEHASKKLTYAETTLQGGRDIAVKLPQPEAKEGYYRDVAVVAVPLKVHDATETKASLAASSTQNPSHQAARVADGDLNTFWVSQGITPGGGPSPQAPQWLELRFEEATPVDRVQITARPGYGPKQGRIEISTGQGWKPVRENLAFQQKTSEITFDAVDAKALRVVFTGADDPRHPDAPRNVQVAELALFQGDQPVFSGGGTKTSSTQLSQFKKKAYYEYPGGFTAAPAWHLLEPGGGSAACAPAEVVDLSEHLSGDGQLTWSAPEGTWQIIRLGYTYSGSHVSTSSGEWVGRCIDYLDAGAFDFYWDEVVEPLLAEVKPHLGKTLNFLHDDSWELGPINWTPKLPEAFAERRGYDITPWLPVLAGHIVESPEASTRFLNDFRATLADLIHENKYVQFSRRAHQHGLGIHPESGGPHAGPFDAMRNLGVSDIPMGEFWNRNNRHRVKDSQRFFVKQTSSVAHIYGRRLSMAEAFTTIGPHWERSPRMLKHDFDRAVCEGHNLTVWHTYDSSPEEMGLPGQAYFAGTHGNNRVTWWPMINGFIDYMNRVQFMMQQGLSVSDVLYFKGENIPGFVRLKRDDPAGVLPGYDYDVIDKLSLLHRLAVAPDGALALPHGVRYRVLALPAHDTYDLPALEKIAELVEAGATVCGPRPEKRYGLIGDAAADQRFAELVEHLWGSGQISTLPTREILEQKQIEPDFTWEEREVQTSKDHFLTVDYFHRTTTDADLYYVVNRLNVPRRITASFRQKGRQPELWDPVSARITPNPAYKRAGERTELELALPPEASVLVVFRKPEGTHTPRSVNIPEVSELLTLSKPWEVSFQSPWGPQSPVTFDALTCWTRHPNEKVKFYSGIADYKTSFDFDERLPSGPDRQILLDLGEVREVARVLLNGRDLGVVWSTPARIDLAPALKTGTNQLTVQVANNWPNRMIGDQHLPEDQRYTRSNFQKFRKNSPLQASGLIGPVKLLRVNTE, from the coding sequence ATGACAACACGATCCCCGCATTCAGCCTTCTGGAGCATCTTCACCGCCGCCGTTCTCACGGCTGGCTGCGCGCAAGCCGGGCAGGAGCGCACAACGCATTTCATCGAACCCGTTCGGGCCTATCTTTCGGCCTCGCTCGAGCCCATGATGTCGCTGGAGGAAGGCTGGCGAAACCCGCCCCGGATCGCCCGGACGCGCGTCTACTGGTGGTGGCTCAATGGCAATGTCACGAAGAAAGCCATCACCGACGATTTGGAGGCCCTGAAGGATAAAGGCTACGGCGGTGCCTTGCTCTTTGATGCCGGGGGCGACACCCAGCGCGGGGGCAAACCGGTGCCGGCAGGCCCCCTGTTTGCCTCACCCGAGTGGACCAAGCTTTTCAAACACGCGGTCGAGCAAGCGGCCCGACTCGATCTCGAATTGGGTCTCAATATCCAGAGCGGTTGGAATCTCGGCGGGCCACTCGTCCCTCTGGAGCATGCCTCGAAGAAGCTCACTTACGCCGAAACCACCCTGCAGGGAGGCCGCGATATCGCCGTCAAGTTGCCGCAACCCGAAGCTAAAGAGGGCTACTACCGGGATGTGGCGGTGGTGGCCGTGCCACTCAAGGTGCACGATGCCACCGAGACCAAAGCAAGCCTGGCGGCCAGCAGCACCCAGAACCCGTCCCACCAGGCAGCACGGGTTGCGGATGGTGATCTGAACACCTTCTGGGTGAGTCAGGGAATAACTCCCGGCGGCGGCCCGAGCCCCCAGGCCCCGCAGTGGCTGGAACTGCGTTTCGAGGAAGCTACCCCGGTGGACCGCGTCCAAATCACCGCACGCCCGGGCTACGGCCCGAAGCAGGGCCGCATTGAAATCTCCACCGGCCAGGGATGGAAGCCGGTCCGCGAGAACCTGGCATTTCAGCAAAAGACCTCGGAGATCACCTTCGACGCCGTCGATGCCAAAGCGCTGCGTGTGGTCTTTACCGGCGCAGATGATCCCAGGCACCCGGACGCACCGCGCAATGTGCAGGTGGCGGAGCTGGCCCTTTTCCAAGGCGATCAGCCAGTCTTTTCGGGAGGAGGCACGAAAACCTCGTCGACCCAACTCTCGCAGTTCAAAAAGAAAGCCTATTACGAGTATCCGGGAGGTTTCACCGCCGCCCCTGCTTGGCACCTGCTTGAACCGGGCGGTGGCAGTGCCGCCTGCGCCCCCGCCGAGGTCGTCGATCTCAGCGAGCACCTCAGCGGGGACGGCCAGCTGACTTGGTCCGCCCCGGAGGGCACCTGGCAAATCATACGCCTCGGCTACACTTACTCCGGTTCGCACGTCAGCACCAGCAGCGGGGAGTGGGTCGGCCGCTGCATCGACTACCTCGATGCGGGCGCCTTCGATTTTTACTGGGATGAGGTCGTGGAGCCGCTACTTGCGGAAGTGAAGCCTCACCTGGGCAAGACCCTGAACTTCCTGCATGATGACAGCTGGGAGCTGGGACCGATCAACTGGACGCCAAAACTCCCGGAAGCATTCGCCGAGCGCCGCGGCTATGACATCACGCCCTGGCTGCCGGTCCTCGCCGGACATATCGTCGAGAGCCCGGAGGCCTCCACACGCTTCCTCAACGATTTCCGCGCGACTCTGGCCGATCTGATTCACGAAAACAAATACGTTCAGTTCAGTCGACGCGCCCATCAACACGGCCTCGGTATCCACCCGGAGTCCGGCGGCCCGCACGCCGGGCCCTTCGATGCCATGCGCAACCTCGGCGTCAGCGATATCCCAATGGGTGAGTTTTGGAACCGCAACAACAGGCACCGCGTCAAAGACAGCCAGCGTTTCTTCGTCAAGCAGACTTCCAGCGTGGCTCACATCTATGGTCGGCGCCTCTCCATGGCGGAGGCCTTCACCACCATCGGCCCCCACTGGGAGCGCTCGCCCCGCATGCTCAAGCACGACTTCGACCGCGCCGTCTGCGAGGGGCACAACCTCACCGTCTGGCACACCTACGATTCCTCACCCGAGGAAATGGGCCTGCCCGGCCAGGCTTACTTCGCCGGCACCCACGGCAATAACCGAGTCACCTGGTGGCCCATGATCAACGGCTTCATCGACTACATGAACCGTGTCCAGTTCATGATGCAACAGGGCCTGTCGGTCTCCGACGTGCTCTACTTCAAAGGCGAGAATATCCCGGGTTTTGTCCGCTTGAAGCGCGACGACCCGGCTGGCGTCCTGCCGGGCTACGACTACGATGTGATCGACAAGCTCTCGCTCCTGCATCGACTGGCGGTCGCACCCGACGGTGCCCTGGCCCTCCCGCACGGCGTCCGCTACCGCGTCCTGGCGCTGCCCGCCCACGACACCTATGACCTGCCGGCGCTCGAAAAGATTGCCGAGCTGGTCGAGGCGGGCGCCACCGTCTGCGGCCCCCGCCCGGAGAAACGCTACGGCCTGATCGGCGATGCCGCAGCCGACCAACGCTTCGCCGAACTGGTGGAGCACCTCTGGGGCAGTGGTCAAATCAGCACCCTCCCGACCCGAGAAATCCTCGAGCAAAAACAGATCGAGCCCGACTTTACCTGGGAGGAAAGGGAGGTTCAGACCTCAAAGGACCACTTCCTGACCGTCGATTATTTCCACCGCACCACCACCGACGCCGATCTCTACTACGTGGTCAACCGCCTGAACGTGCCGCGCCGGATCACTGCCAGCTTTCGGCAGAAGGGCCGCCAGCCGGAACTCTGGGATCCGGTCAGCGCCCGCATCACACCCAACCCCGCTTACAAAAGGGCAGGGGAGCGCACCGAGCTCGAACTCGCACTGCCGCCGGAAGCTTCCGTGCTCGTGGTGTTCCGCAAGCCGGAAGGCACCCACACCCCACGCTCCGTCAACATCCCCGAGGTCAGCGAACTGCTGACTCTCAGCAAACCCTGGGAGGTCAGCTTCCAGTCCCCGTGGGGGCCGCAATCGCCCGTCACTTTCGATGCCCTGACCTGCTGGACCAGGCATCCCAACGAAAAGGTCAAGTTCTACTCTGGCATCGCCGATTACAAGACCAGCTTTGATTTCGACGAACGCCTGCCCTCCGGCCCCGACCGTCAAATCCTGCTCGACCTCGGCGAGGTCAGGGAAGTGGCCCGCGTCCTCCTGAACGGCCGTGACCTCGGCGTGGTCTGGTCCACCCCCGCCCGCATCGATCTCGCCCCGGCCCTCAAAACCGGAACGAACCAGCTCACCGTGCAGGTCGCCAACAACTGGCCCAACCGCATGATCGGCGATCAACACCTTCCGGAAGACCAGCGCTACACCCGTTCCAACTTTCAGAAATTCCGCAAAAACAGCCCCCTCCAGGCCTCAGGCCTGATCGGGCCGGTTAAGTTGCTTCGGGTGAACACCGAGTGA
- a CDS encoding PEP-CTERM sorting domain-containing protein (PEP-CTERM proteins occur, often in large numbers, in the proteomes of bacteria that also encode an exosortase, a predicted intramembrane cysteine proteinase. The presence of a PEP-CTERM domain at a protein's C-terminus predicts cleavage within the sorting domain, followed by covalent anchoring to some some component of the (usually Gram-negative) cell surface. Many PEP-CTERM proteins exhibit an unusual sequence composition that includes large numbers of potential glycosylation sites. Expression of one such protein has been shown restore the ability of a bacterium to form floc, a type of biofilm.): MKILTRYPLLAALGATAALSSLSFVDAASLSVTDSFVLAGRASGGALDANGSYVGYDVSVFNSDAYIKDFTGATVVDLTGTVVDYDLSAASYKGTASNIGALSADPGFGTRGGFDLWTSSLDPSVDPAIATGGYNDSSSTPKWSGSIDITSLTSGTVWVFTGDFLGDISLNATMVDTDGILSDLVMDEFVQNPVQDGNGDDVRQVQFAFKMDFADAADYETINWSSDSGAYFTGLALTAVPEPSAALLVGLGGALLLLRRRRA, translated from the coding sequence ATGAAAATATTAACTAGGTACCCATTACTCGCCGCCTTAGGTGCCACCGCTGCGCTTAGTAGTCTATCCTTCGTTGATGCCGCTTCCCTCTCTGTCACGGACAGCTTCGTCCTCGCCGGCCGCGCTTCGGGCGGAGCCCTCGACGCGAACGGGTCGTATGTTGGATACGACGTTTCCGTCTTCAATTCCGATGCCTATATTAAGGACTTCACAGGAGCCACCGTTGTGGACCTGACCGGCACGGTGGTCGATTATGATCTCTCGGCCGCTAGCTACAAAGGAACTGCATCAAATATTGGTGCTCTCAGTGCTGACCCAGGGTTTGGGACACGAGGCGGTTTCGATCTATGGACGTCAAGTCTGGATCCAAGTGTAGATCCTGCGATTGCCACAGGCGGATACAATGATTCGTCAAGCACTCCGAAGTGGTCCGGCTCCATAGACATTACAAGTCTTACGTCCGGCACGGTCTGGGTATTTACCGGTGATTTCTTAGGAGATATATCTCTGAATGCAACAATGGTGGATACGGATGGTATTCTCAGTGATTTGGTGATGGACGAGTTTGTCCAAAACCCCGTTCAGGATGGAAATGGCGATGATGTTCGCCAAGTCCAGTTTGCATTCAAGATGGATTTTGCCGACGCCGCGGATTACGAGACGATCAACTGGTCGAGCGACAGTGGAGCCTACTTTACTGGTCTGGCTCTTACCGCAGTTCCGGAACCCTCCGCAGCCCTGCTCGTCGGTCTCGGCGGCGCACTGCTGCTATTGCGCCGCCGTCGCGCCTGA